The Streptococcus mitis region TCCAAACGCAAAAAAATCGCATCTTTTTTTTAAAAAATGATTGATAACGCAAAAAATAAGCGGTATAATTCAAAATGTAACGCATATATCTTGCGTTATAATTCAACACTTTTTAAATTATTCAACTGATATTTTCCAATAAAGGAGGTTTAGTACTATGAAAAATAACATGAGATTATTATTAGCTAAGCAACGTAAGAAAACTGCTGATGTTGCAGAGGCTACAGGAATTTCAAAAAGCACTTTAACGGCTTTGTACTATGAACGTGCAAAGAATCCAAGTCTTGATACGTTAAAAAAAGTATCTAGTTACTTGGGCGTTACGCTGGATGAATTTCTAGATACGAAAGAATAGAAAGGAGCGAACCAATCGTAATACTACTCTACATTTATAGATTTCTCATGTGGTGCTTTACTACTGGGGATTGATAAACGGATCTAGCTAAATATTCGCTTGCTTGCTACCTATAGCAGTATCAAGGGTTTGTAGGGGTTCATATTCTCCGATTTTACCCTACTTTAATGCTTTACCTTGGTACTGTTTTAGGTGGCAAGCACGAGCAACAAGAAGAAAGGAGTGAACCAATGGAATTGGTTTATATGGACGGCAAGAAAGAGCCGTATACACTGAGCAGTATCGTTGCCGACTGCGCTGAAATTAAGCACAGACATTTGAAGATTTTGCTGAACAAGCACCGAGAGGACTTTGAAATCTTCGGAAAGGTGCAATTTAAAATTTCACCTTCAAAGAGTGGGCAAAATGTACGGGACTATATTTTGAATGAGCAACAAGCAACCTTGATGATCACTTACTTACGAAATACAGAACCCGTAAAAGAGTTTAAGAAGAACCTGGTTAAAGCCTTTTTTGAAATGCGTGATGAACTTTCTAAGCGTTATCTTCAAAGAGAACTGGAAAAACCAAAGCGCAAGACCTTAACCGAAGCTATCAAATCATGGGAGAAAGCGCCCAAGCATGCCTATAGTACACTTACAAACTTATTGCTAAAGGGAGCGACTGGGAAAAACAAAGCCCAACTCATGCAAGAGCGAGAAAGTGGAAACGGTATTGACAGTTTAACCAGTGATGAACTTACAAACTATCAGCGCTTGGAAGATATGGCAATAGCTATGATCAACTTGAATAGGGGGTATCATGAAATTAAGGAATTAATTTTTAAATCATAGGAGTATAGACAATGGAAAATGAATTTAAGACAGTTACAAATGCCAAGGGGTTAGAAATTCCTAAGTATCCCAAGGATTTTAAAAAGCTAGTTGAGAAAGACAGACAACTAGCCGAATATCTTTGTATGAACTACGAGAACCTGGAGAGTGAAGACCTGGGCGCATTTCTTGAAACGGTTGAGCAGGGATTCAGTTGGATTCTGGATCTTATCGAGAGTAAAGACTTGCTTTATAAACCAAAGTCAGGTAGTAATCATGCAAAAAGAAAATAAAAAAATCACTTGCTCAAATTTTAGACGAGGCGAGCAAGCGACACAATTCAGAGTATAGAAATTTTTTCTATGCTCCTATTATAGCAGAAAACAGCTATTTTATCAAATACATACAAAAACCGAAGAGCAGGCAAGCAATTAGAAAAGGTTTTGAAAAACAAGTGCTGACAGGGGGATTCTAAGACTTTGTTTAGCTGAAAAATGGGTAATTACTCACGAAATACCACTACAAGCGTTCGCCAACTAGGGGCAATCGCCCAGCGTTTGGAGTGGTGCTAATTACGTATAGGAAACAGGCAAAAAAAGCACAGGAAAACAATATGACATTAAATATAAA contains the following coding sequences:
- a CDS encoding Rha family transcriptional regulator, which gives rise to MELVYMDGKKEPYTLSSIVADCAEIKHRHLKILLNKHREDFEIFGKVQFKISPSKSGQNVRDYILNEQQATLMITYLRNTEPVKEFKKNLVKAFFEMRDELSKRYLQRELEKPKRKTLTEAIKSWEKAPKHAYSTLTNLLLKGATGKNKAQLMQERESGNGIDSLTSDELTNYQRLEDMAIAMINLNRGYHEIKELIFKS
- a CDS encoding helix-turn-helix domain-containing protein gives rise to the protein MKNNMRLLLAKQRKKTADVAEATGISKSTLTALYYERAKNPSLDTLKKVSSYLGVTLDEFLDTKE